A portion of the Lysinibacillus timonensis genome contains these proteins:
- a CDS encoding response regulator: MYKVIVVEDDRIIRRGICQSIKWEEHGFIIAGEAGDGEMALDLIEKEQPQVVISDINMPFMDGLEMAKKIREISPDTRIIFLTGYEDFKYAQQAVKLKVYDYLLKPVQSEQLLHKVKEAAADWELETKKQKRMIESLPYLQRKFFHDLMKGGEKWMDMEKELAELGIELEGPEYAAVLIHSPIGFHDECKRMIREILSTFFLQENFAVINIDRNEYAILLSLEDENDVRRGQLVQELFNYSNALEHFVTITLGRTYPNLFELGKSLLEARLALDMRHIMGTGKVFSYEDIATSKEETESCLKEIQLELENQIKLGIPEKVSETLKELNKTILRKKSVPLTELKIIALKFSTMLFFEVEKWRKEENTSFNSSDVYQDIIKMETLSEMMEILNRLIQQWRDEMYKKEEKNHFSHVDQAIMYIKDHFHDSSLTLKKVAEYIHVSTPYLSNLFKLEKGINFGDFLLELRMKKAMEELRKGDQKTYEVCEKVGYNNPQYFSICFKKFTGYTPAEYKKQFK, from the coding sequence ATGTATAAAGTGATTGTTGTTGAAGATGATCGAATTATCCGTCGTGGAATTTGTCAGTCAATCAAGTGGGAAGAGCATGGATTTATCATAGCAGGGGAAGCTGGGGATGGAGAGATGGCACTCGATTTAATAGAAAAAGAACAACCTCAAGTTGTCATCTCGGATATTAATATGCCTTTTATGGACGGGTTAGAAATGGCAAAAAAAATAAGAGAAATTAGTCCGGATACAAGAATTATTTTTCTGACAGGCTACGAAGATTTTAAGTATGCCCAACAAGCGGTAAAACTGAAAGTATATGATTATTTATTAAAACCAGTACAATCCGAACAATTACTACATAAGGTAAAAGAAGCGGCAGCAGATTGGGAGCTTGAAACAAAAAAACAAAAAAGAATGATAGAATCATTGCCTTACCTTCAACGGAAGTTCTTCCATGATCTGATGAAGGGAGGGGAGAAGTGGATGGATATGGAGAAGGAATTGGCTGAACTTGGTATTGAGTTAGAAGGACCAGAATATGCTGCGGTTCTCATTCATTCTCCTATCGGTTTTCACGATGAATGTAAACGAATGATCCGAGAGATTCTCTCCACCTTCTTTTTACAGGAAAATTTTGCTGTCATAAATATAGACCGTAATGAATACGCCATCCTTTTATCTTTGGAAGATGAAAACGATGTAAGACGGGGGCAGCTTGTGCAAGAATTGTTTAATTATAGTAATGCCCTCGAACATTTTGTAACCATTACGCTTGGTAGAACATATCCAAATTTATTTGAATTAGGGAAATCATTATTAGAAGCACGTTTAGCATTAGATATGAGACATATTATGGGGACTGGCAAGGTATTTTCTTATGAAGATATCGCGACGAGTAAAGAGGAAACTGAAAGCTGTTTAAAAGAAATACAATTGGAACTGGAAAACCAAATCAAGTTAGGAATACCTGAAAAGGTTAGTGAAACGCTGAAAGAATTAAATAAAACGATTCTTAGAAAAAAATCCGTACCATTGACAGAACTAAAAATTATCGCACTCAAGTTTAGTACAATGCTCTTTTTCGAAGTTGAAAAGTGGAGAAAAGAGGAAAATACTAGTTTTAATTCATCGGATGTATATCAAGATATTATAAAAATGGAAACCCTTTCAGAAATGATGGAAATATTAAACAGACTTATTCAACAATGGCGTGACGAAATGTATAAAAAAGAAGAAAAGAATCATTTCAGTCATGTTGACCAAGCAATTATGTATATCAAAGATCACTTCCATGACAGTTCCTTAACACTCAAAAAAGTGGCTGAATATATCCATGTGAGCACTCCGTATTTGAGCAATCTATTTAAACTGGAAAAAGGAATTAATTTTGGAGACTTTCTATTGGAGTTAAGGATGAAGAAGGCTATGGAAGAATTACGAAAAGGTGATCAGAAAACATACGAAGTTTGTGAAAAAGTCGGATATAACAATCCTCAATATTTTAGTATTTGTTTTAAAAAATTTACTGGTTATACCCCTGCAGAATATAAAAAGCAGTTTAAATAG
- a CDS encoding sugar phosphate isomerase/epimerase produces MSIKLGIRAHDIANLPLEELVNEISSKGLTAVQLALGKSFKELNTSFGSFSPGFAYHFESAFRGKGIQIAILGCYINMIHPDRHARRKELDRFKEHIRFARDFGCSIVGTETGNVNSDIVYTEENFKEQPFLEVVESVKELVEEAEKFGVLVGIEGGINHPIHTPQRMKRLLDEIPSNHLQVIYDPANFISMDNYQHQEEVIQEALELFGDKIVALHAKDFIIEDNWVKIVPVGQGMLNYDFIFKCIKPKKPYLNILMEGTREPYIDGSISYLKEKYDNA; encoded by the coding sequence GTGAGCATAAAACTCGGAATTAGAGCCCATGATATCGCCAATCTTCCATTGGAAGAGTTAGTAAATGAGATATCTAGTAAAGGATTAACGGCTGTTCAACTGGCGCTAGGGAAATCATTTAAAGAGTTGAATACCTCGTTTGGCAGTTTCAGTCCTGGTTTTGCCTATCATTTTGAAAGCGCTTTTAGGGGAAAGGGAATTCAAATTGCAATATTAGGTTGTTACATTAACATGATTCATCCTGACCGTCATGCTAGAAGAAAGGAACTCGATCGTTTCAAGGAGCATATTCGATTTGCAAGAGATTTTGGCTGTAGCATTGTAGGGACGGAGACAGGAAATGTCAATTCGGACATAGTGTATACGGAGGAAAATTTTAAAGAACAGCCTTTCCTTGAAGTTGTCGAAAGTGTTAAAGAACTTGTGGAAGAAGCAGAGAAATTTGGTGTATTGGTAGGAATTGAAGGGGGTATTAATCACCCGATTCATACACCTCAACGAATGAAACGTTTACTTGATGAAATACCTTCCAATCATCTTCAAGTTATCTATGACCCTGCTAATTTTATTTCAATGGATAATTATCAACATCAGGAAGAGGTAATTCAAGAAGCATTAGAACTATTCGGAGACAAGATTGTCGCACTTCATGCTAAAGATTTTATTATTGAAGATAACTGGGTCAAGATCGTACCTGTTGGGCAAGGTATGTTAAATTATGACTTCATTTTTAAATGCATAAAACCGAAAAAACCTTATCTAAACATTCTGATGGAAGGCACAAGAGAGCCTTATATAGATGGCAGTATATCGTATTTAAAAGAAAAATACGATAACGCTTAA